In a genomic window of Pararge aegeria chromosome 7, ilParAegt1.1, whole genome shotgun sequence:
- the LOC120624998 gene encoding kallikrein-11-like — MKAACIILTIIICVAIMAVCVMVKFATDITVDEKKRELQSLGGVNQVAKSIVVIALKDNQSIPIAERFPYVAAIARNSSNSWSFACFASVILVKWVVTSAHCRKKGATHRVLLLNDFARNISRTFPILYWRIHEKFNINTTVPMYDIAVAKFNMEATPMTIKPSTFDDRLVEDCEASIWKTVSTMDRKIYLINDFDKLHVQIASPGRCYESYGIQADESMICIDLSGYDDCFVHEFGPIYNKDKVVGILAAKPKDCEVKFAVFTNVSYYATWILKLTHTTAY; from the exons ATGAAAGCGGCATGCATTATCTTGACCATCATCATCTGTGTCGCCATCATGGCGGTCTGCGTGATGGTGAAGTTCGCCACAGATATCACAGTGGACGAGAAAAAGCGGGAGCTCCAGTCCCTTGGCGGGGTCAACCAGGTCGCCAAGTCCATAGTTGTGATAGCTCTGAAGGATAACCAGAGCATACCGATAGCTgagag GTTTCCTTACGTCGCTGCCATCGCGAGGAATTCCTCCAACTCCTGGTCGTTCGCCTGCTTCGCCAGCGTTATCCTGGTCAAATGGGTGGTTACGTCCGCACATTGCAGGAAAAAGGGCGCAACCCACAGAGTTCTATTACTCAACGATTTCGCCCGAAACATAAGTAGAACTTTCCCCATTCTGTACTGGAGAATCCACGAGAAGTTTAACATCAATACCACTGTACCAATGTATGACATTGCGGTTGCCAAATTCAACATGGAGGCCACTCCAATGACAATCAAACCCTCCACGTTTGATGATAGACTTGTCGAAGACTGTGAAGCGAGTATATGGAAGACTGTATCTACAATGGACAGGAAAATATACTTGATCAATGATTTTGACAAGCTCCACGTCCAAATCGCGTCCCCTGGTAGGTGTTATGAGAGTTACGGGATCCAGGCTGATGAAAGCATGATCTGCATTGACCTGAGCGGATACGACGACTGTTTCGTCCACGAGTTCGGCCCGATATACAATAAGGACAAGGTGGTCGGGATACTAGCGGCGAAACCGAAGGACTGCGAAGTCAAATTCGCCGTGTTCACGAACGTCTCTTATTATGCGACGTGGATTTTGAAGTTGACGCACACGACGGCTTATTAA